ATGTACCGGTCGGCGGATACCGCCTACATGCGTCTGGCCATCCGCTACAGCGCCCGGCGCGCCAAGCGGCTGCTGGCCATCTCCGAGTACACCCGCCGCGACGTGCTGCGCCTGACCAAGGCCCGGCCCGAACAGGTGCTCACCACCCATCTGGCCTGCGACCCCCTCTACAAAACGCCGGTGGACGCCGCTGCTCTGGCTGCCTTTCGCCGCAGCCGGGGGCTTGAACGCGAGTTCATTCTCTACAGCGGCAACATCTCGCCGCGCAAAAATCTGCCCACCCTGCTCGCCGCCTACGCCCGCATGGCCGATCTCGTCCCCTGCGATCTGGTCCTGACCGGCGGTCTGGCCTGGAGCGAGGATTTCGACGTCCTGGTGCGCGAGGCCGGCCTGACCGAGCGGGTGCGCCGGCTGGGCCATGTGCCCAGGCACGAAATGCCGCTTTTATATCGCAGCGCCAGCGCCCTGGCCTTCCCCTCGCTCTTTGAGGGCTTTGGCCTGCCCATCCTGGAGGCTCAGGCCTGCGGCCTGCCCGTGGCCTGCGCCGATGCCGCCTCCCTGCCGGAAGTGGCCGGCCAAGGGGCGCTGTTGGTCGATCCGACGTCTGTGGACGCCTGGATCGTGGCGCTCACCCGCATCGTTACGGACGATGCACTGCGCCGGGCGCTTGTCCAAGCAGGCAGGGCCAACGAAGCCCGCTTCACCTGGGAGCGCACTGCCCGTCAGACCCTCGACGCCCTGGTCGCCGCCGCCGGTTGAGGCGACCGGGTTGCAAGTGTCCGGGTACCGGTTGCGGGCCTTTTTGGTTTACGGTATGAACAGTATCGAAATACGTCCGTTTTCCAGGCCGCAGCGTCGGTCACGTTCCATAGTCGACTTGAGAAAAAGGAGAAATAGCCATGAGCAAGAAACGCATTGTCGTCATCGGCGGCACGGCTGCCGGTCCCAAAGCTGCGGCCCGGGCCAAACGCCTGGACCAGTCGGCCGAGGTCACGCTGCTGCAAAAGGCCCCGGAACTGTCCATGGCCTCTTGCGGTTATCCCTATTACGTGGCCGGCAGCGTCGGGCAACGCGACATGCTCCTCGCCACCCCGGCCGGCGTTGTCCGCGATCCGGCCTTTTTCGCCGGGGCCAAGGGCGTAGCCGCCCTGGTCGGCACGGAAGTCACCGCCATCGATCGCGCTGCCCGCACCGTCGCCTGGAAGCGCGCCGCCACCGGCGAGACCGGACATCTGCCCTATGACAAGCTTATCCTGACCACCGGGTCGGTGCCCAAAGTACCGCCTATTCCTGGCCGGGAGTTGGCCGGGGTGACCACTCTGTCGAGTCTGGCCGACGCTGACGGACTGCGGGCCATTGCAGCTGCCTCCAAGGGCGGGCAGGCCGTGATTGTCGGCGGCGGGTTGATCGGCATGGAAACCTGCGAAGCATTGGTTGCGGCCGGCATGGCTGTCACCGTGGTCGAGGCCCTGCCCCATATCTTGAGCTTTCTCGATCCCGAACTGGCGCTGTTGGTGGAAAAGCACGCCCGGGCCAAAGGTGCCACCATTGTCACCGGCGTTGGCATAAGCGGAATCCTCGGCCAAGACGGCAAGGTCACGGGCGTGCGCCTGGCCGATGGCCGGGAGCTGCCGTGCTCGCTGGTGGTCATGGCCATTGGCGTCGCCCCCAACGTGGCCTTGGCCAAGGCGGCCGGCCTGACCATTGGCGCAACCGGCGGCATTGCCGTCGACGTCCACATGCGCACCTCCGACCCGGACATCTACGCTGCCGGCGACTGCGTGGAAGTCCAAAATCGCCTCACCGGCAAGCCCATGCTGGCTCCTTATGGCGATCTGGCCAACCTCGAAGGCCGGGTGGCCGGGGAAAACGCGGTGCTTGGCGACAAGGCGACCTTTCCCGGAACCATCGGCAGCGGCATCTGCAAGGTATTTGATTTTGCCGCCGCCTCGACCGGCCTGTCCGAACGCCGGGCCAAAGAAGCCGGATTTGAAGTGGTGACGGCCGTCAATGCCAGCCCGGATATTCCGGGTTTCATGGGAGCTAAGCCCATTGTTTCCAAAATCGTGGCCGAGGCCGGCACCGGGCGCATTCTCGGTTTTGCCTGCGTCGGGGCTGGCAACGTCAACCGGCAGGCGGCGGAAATGGCCATGGCCATCCTGGGCGGCCTCACCGTCGATGCCGTGGCCATGGCCGATCTGCCCTATGCCCCGCCCTATTCCCTGGCCATTGACCACGCCATCGCCACGGCGCACATCGTCCAGAACAAGATGCGGGGGCTCATGCAGGGGCAGTCGAGCGTTGCGGTCAAGGCCCGGCTCGACGCCGGCGAGACGCCGTTTTTGCTCGACGTTCGCGGCCCCAAGGAATTCGAGGAGATGCGTCTGGGCCTGGGCGAGACGCTTTTGCCGCTGGGGCAACTGCGAAAGCGCCTGGGAGAGCTGCCGGCCGACAAGAACACACCCATTGTGACTTACTGCAAGGTGTCCATGCGCGGCTACGAGGCCGAAAGCGTCCTGGAAGCGGCCGGTTACACCAACGTAACGGTCATGGAAGGCGGGCTGGTGGCCTGGCCGTTTGGCCTGGAGAAGTAACAGCTATATTTTTTATCAAGCGCGGTTGCCTATGGTACGTCGGCAACCGCGTTTGAAATTGACCAAAAATGAAGCAAAGTTATACGCCACAACACAGGGACAGAAATGCAACAGTGTAAAACCATTAACTTATTAACCACGAAAACCAGACACAAACATCCAACTATTATTAAAATGCTCTACTAGGTATTTTGCTGAACCTTGTCTCTAATTTTCAAAGCAAAAGTTGCAGTATCATCATTTTTGCACCGCTTATTCTCTGCCGTTTTTTTGATTACACATTCTATCTTCGCTCTTTGAACATCAGTTAATATGGTATTATTCTCTCTCAGATCAAGCATAACGATTTGATTGATCGCCATCAGCAGTCTATAAACAGTCTTTAACCGAAAATTACGCAAATCGTCTTGCGATACAATATTATCGAGTAAATTTAGTACACCGTCAACTGCATGAATCTGGGGTCTAACATGCAAAGCACATGCGGCTCCAAATGCCAGAGCCTGATCATCTGTGTTTTCTAAGCCAGAAAAAAGAAAGTCAATCGAGGCAAGCCCTTTTG
The nucleotide sequence above comes from Desulfovibrio sp. TomC. Encoded proteins:
- a CDS encoding glycosyltransferase family 4 protein, with translation MRIAINARTLAYPSGGPKEYLISLVHALLALDSGHELVLYYPDARHLGTFPGTTELVLPVGNRLAYDWLALPLALRRRPCDVALFPSSNMPPGIPCPAVVTMLDLGYFHPTLRMYRSADTAYMRLAIRYSARRAKRLLAISEYTRRDVLRLTKARPEQVLTTHLACDPLYKTPVDAAALAAFRRSRGLEREFILYSGNISPRKNLPTLLAAYARMADLVPCDLVLTGGLAWSEDFDVLVREAGLTERVRRLGHVPRHEMPLLYRSASALAFPSLFEGFGLPILEAQACGLPVACADAASLPEVAGQGALLVDPTSVDAWIVALTRIVTDDALRRALVQAGRANEARFTWERTARQTLDALVAAAG
- a CDS encoding FAD-dependent oxidoreductase — protein: MSKKRIVVIGGTAAGPKAAARAKRLDQSAEVTLLQKAPELSMASCGYPYYVAGSVGQRDMLLATPAGVVRDPAFFAGAKGVAALVGTEVTAIDRAARTVAWKRAATGETGHLPYDKLILTTGSVPKVPPIPGRELAGVTTLSSLADADGLRAIAAASKGGQAVIVGGGLIGMETCEALVAAGMAVTVVEALPHILSFLDPELALLVEKHARAKGATIVTGVGISGILGQDGKVTGVRLADGRELPCSLVVMAIGVAPNVALAKAAGLTIGATGGIAVDVHMRTSDPDIYAAGDCVEVQNRLTGKPMLAPYGDLANLEGRVAGENAVLGDKATFPGTIGSGICKVFDFAAASTGLSERRAKEAGFEVVTAVNASPDIPGFMGAKPIVSKIVAEAGTGRILGFACVGAGNVNRQAAEMAMAILGGLTVDAVAMADLPYAPPYSLAIDHAIATAHIVQNKMRGLMQGQSSVAVKARLDAGETPFLLDVRGPKEFEEMRLGLGETLLPLGQLRKRLGELPADKNTPIVTYCKVSMRGYEAESVLEAAGYTNVTVMEGGLVAWPFGLEK